In a single window of the Biomphalaria glabrata chromosome 5, xgBioGlab47.1, whole genome shotgun sequence genome:
- the LOC106062425 gene encoding calcium and integrin-binding protein 1-like: protein MGGSQSVFTDEELDDYQTLTYLTKKEILLVYKRFKVLDPEAVEANKNARLPLDKIRELPELKVNPFRDQICKVFSSSGEGMTFEDFLDMMSVFSDGAPKTVKVEYAFRVYDFDGDDLISDSDIKQVIECLIGSNELTEDEMHQLIDNILEEADLDDDKALSFAEFEHVISKSPDFVNSFRIRM from the exons atggggGGATCACAAAGTGTATTTACAGACGAAGAACTTGATGATTACCAG ACTTTGACTTATTTAACTAAAAAGGAAATTCTTCT tgtatataaaAGATTCAAAGTCCTCGACCCAGAAGCTGttgaagcaaataaaaatgcaagACTTCCACTTGACAAGATTAGAGAGCTGCCAGAGCTTAAA gTGAATCCTTTCAGAGATCAGATATGTAAAGTATTCTCATCGTCTGGTGAAGGCATGACATTTGAAGATTTCCTGGATATGATGTCAGTGTTCAGTGATGGAGCCCCAAAAACTGTTAAAGTGGAATATGCTTTCAGAGTCTATG ACTTTGATGGGGATGACTTGATCTCGGATTCAGACATCAAACAAGTGATTGAATGTTTGATTGGTAGCAATGAACTCACTGAGGATGAAATGCACCAGCTCATTGATAAT ATTTTGGAAGAGGCTGATCTGGATGATGACAAGGCTCTCTCATTTGCTGAGTTTGAGCATGTTATTTCTAAGTCTCCTGATTTTGTTAA ctctTTTCGTATCAGAATGTGA
- the LOC106062423 gene encoding DNA-directed RNA polymerase III subunit RPC9-like — MEVKSENYAMLSNFEVLGLLRDIQAGRGQKKPNKYQSNLATITYETIKCLENWPCSHHSAEGITQVMKALSKFKLTPAEKLQLINLRPSTAVEIQLVVEESEERLTESQIEELLDLIATYLPGNEAEKEDEGEVMDEENDIEEDQG, encoded by the coding sequence ATGGAAGTCAAAAGTGAAAACTATGCCATGCTAAGCAACTTTGAAGTTCTTGGCTTACTGAGAGACATCCAAGCTGGTAGAGGCCAGAAAAAGCCAAATAAATATCAGTCCAATCTGGCCACCATCACCTACGAAACAATCAAGTGTTTGGAAAACTGGCCTTGCTCACACCATTCTGCAGAAGGCATCACCCAGGTCATGAAGGCTCTGTCCAAGTTCAAACTGACCCCTGCGGAAAAGCTACAGCTCATTAACCTCCGACCCAGCACAGCAGTTGAGATTCAGCTTGTGGTGGAGGAGAGTGAGGAAAGGCTCACAGAGTCGCAGATTGAAGAACTTTTAGATCTAATAGCCACCTACTTACCTGGCAATGAAGCAGAGAAAGAAGATGAAGGTGAAGTGATGGATGAAGAAAATGACATTGAAGAAGACCAAGGCTAA
- the LOC106062420 gene encoding TLC domain-containing protein 4-B-like produces MGRRLDNLYFDTTYYPVAAFSCAFFLYLYRYVSPKLSSKICTKYSLLSDTEQVDWNNRINSTVHSVVVSCMCAYTMINDDEITENPIWWDSPLVRTSCAIVAGYMTSDVIIMTIHYKQIGEVFYVLHHGASIYAYYYVMTYGVLPYFANYRLVAEFSTPFVNQRWFLSQLGYDKANLVFVSNGVAMAVTFFIVRIAVMPSYWHRVYSVYNTPAFNRLGYIQLCLIIPCVILDIINIYWFYKICVGAYKICCMFFEKEKFDGKNSSGSKLISNTFKTIFTKTNHPVSHKHID; encoded by the exons ATGGGTCGTCGCCTAGACAACCTGTATTTTGACACTACCTATTATCCAGTGGCAGCATTCAGTTGTGCTTTCTTTTTGTACTTGTATAG GTATGTTAGTCCAAAATTATCATCAAAGATATGTACCAAATATAGCCTTCTGTCTGATACTGAGCAAGTAGATTGGAACAATAG GATTAACTCAACTGTGCACTCTGTTGTCGTGAGCTGCATGTGTGCATATACAATGATTAACGATGATGAAATTACTGAAAATCCTATTTG GTGGGATTCCCCATTGGTCAGAACAAGTTGTGCTATTGTAGCTGGTTATATGACATCAG ATGTTATAATCATGACCATCCACTATAAGCAGATTGGGGAAGTTTTCTATGTGCTCCATCATGGTGCATCAATTTATGCATATTATTATGTCATG ACCTATGGAGTTTTACCTTACTTTGCCAATTATAGATTAGTTGCTGAATTTTCTACACCATTTGTAAATCAAAG GTGGTTTCTGTCACAGCTCGGTTATGACAAAGCAAACCTTGTTTTTGTATCCAATGGTGTGGCCATGGCAGTGACCTTCTTCATTGTCCGCATTGCAGTAATGCCGTCCTATTGGCACAGAGTTTACAGTGTCTACAACACCCCTGCATTTAATCGCCTGGGATACATTCAGCTGTGCTTGATTATCCCATGCGTCATCCTCGACATCATCAACATTTACTGGTTCTATAAAATCTGTGTTGGGGCGTATAAAATTTGTTGCATGTTTTTTGAGAAAGAAAAATTTGATGGTAAGAACTCATCAGGGTCCAAGCTAATCAgcaacacttttaaaacaatattcacAAAGACAAATCACCCAGTCAGTCATAAACATATTGATTAA